Proteins encoded by one window of Calliopsis andreniformis isolate RMS-2024a unplaced genomic scaffold, iyCalAndr_principal scaffold0133, whole genome shotgun sequence:
- the LOC143187640 gene encoding LOW QUALITY PROTEIN: protein-lysine N-methyltransferase SMYD4-like (The sequence of the model RefSeq protein was modified relative to this genomic sequence to represent the inferred CDS: inserted 2 bases in 1 codon) yields MEKIMGTLGKKILAANKHEELVNQYKMLSTDEERIIFTLNVVFQYGIIPLVCEDVKNAKESERLREQGNKIFVSIPLTNLACVEALKLYTKSVAYAPCQSEQLSLAYANRSAILIKLHKYEECIQDIDRALALAYPDNLRAKLYVRKVECLQALKDSNAEEVAKEAQQWLEKMSLNDSNRKKLNEKLTSIRRIPERCNSKKQNTTRHQTVPSLPKIKTVNPEVPCASNAIMVKYNEKYGRHVVAARKIKPGEVIVVEKPYSLLLTPDNXHTHCSNCLEVSWANIPCNYCTYTMYCSEECRAAEWKQFHDVECSVFPSMLKMNFLKSDLLCLRLAIQAVRESPSIQELREELKEIDSCDDPRVKGFSKNGIFESNKYRSLLGLVTNTEKRSVQDLFARSVTASFILYFLATCTDMFGSPLQQDLSTLVKNTDVTFVGGLILRHKQMIPCNVHSFSEERGLEAAERGVAVMPFCSLINHSCSSNILRHSKSNHIVIYTIYPIENGEQILDNYGEHYAITPRDSRQKEFLKQYYFKCDCIACQENWPLFYNLKSFRSLVKNKGDENRINHALRKFNTYVDIAAEGKVSDKPYIRDDLLKMINVLYKLATI; encoded by the exons ATGGAGAAGATAATGGGTACATTAGGTAAAAAAATACTTGCTGCTAATAAACATGAAGAGCTTGTTAATCAGTATAAGATGCTATCTACAGATGAAGAACGGATAATATTTACTCTGAATGTTGTATTCC AGTATGGAATAATTCCTCTAGTATGTGAAGATGTAAAGAATGCAAAAGAGTCTGAGAGATTAAGGGAACAGGGCAACAAGATATTTGTTTCAATACCATTAACAAATCTTGCTTGTGTTGAAGCGTTAAAATTGTACACTAAAAGTGTAGCTTACGCGCCATGTCAATCTGAGCAGCTGTCTTTGGCATATGCCAACAGATCTGCAATTTTGATAAAACTGCACAAGTATGAAGAGTGCATTCAAGATATAGATAGAGCATTAGCATTGGCATATCCGGATAATTTAAGAGCCAAACTTTACGTAAGAAAAGTTGAATGTTTGCAAGCTTTGAAGGATTCTAATGCAGAAGAAGTTGCTAAAGAAGCACAGCAGTGGTTGGAAAAAATGTCTTTGAATGATAGCAATCGTAAAAAGTTAAATGAGAAACTTACATCCATAAGAAGAATACCAGAACGATGTAATTCAAAAAAACAAAATACTACAAGACATCAAACTGTACCTTCACTTCCTAAAATAAAGACTGTTAATCCAGAAGTTCCTTGTGCCTCTAATGCAATAATggtaaaatataatgaaaaatatggTAGGCATGTTGTAGCAGCACGTAAAATAAAGCCTGGGGAAGTCATTGTTGTTGAAAAGCCTTACTCATTGTTGTTAACACCAGATAA ACACACACATTGCTCAAATTGTTTAGAGGTATCCTGGGCTAACATACCATGTAACTACTGTACTTATACTATGTACTGCTCTGAAGAATGTAGAGCTGCTGAGTGGAAGCAATTTCATGATGTAGAATGTTCAGTATTCCCTTCTATGCTAAAGATGAATTTCTTAAAATCAGATTTATTATGTTTGAGGCTTGCTATACAGGCTGTAAGAGAAAGTCCAAGTATACAGGAATTACGAGAAGAATTGAAAGAGATTGACAGCTGTGATg ATCCACGTGTTAAAGGGTTTTCTAAGAACGGAATCTTTGAAAGCAACAAGTACAGAAGTTTATTAGGTCTTGTGACTAATACTGAGAAACGTTCTGTACAAGATCTCTTTGCAAGATCTGTAACTGccagttttattttgtattttttggcgACATGTACTGATATGTTTGGAAGTCCATTGCAACAAGATTTATCTACATTAGTGAAAAATACTGACGTTACATTCGTCGGTGGCCTCATATTAAGGCACAAGCAAATGATTCCTTGTAATGTTCACTCT TTCAGCGAAGAACGTGGGTTAGAAGCAGCTGAACGCGGTGTCGCAGTTATGCCATTTTGTAGTTTGATTAATCATAGCTGTAGCTCGAACATTCTGAGACACTCGAAATCTAACCATATAGTTATTTATACTATATATCCAATCGAAAACGGCGAGCAG ATTTTGGATAATTATGGTGAACATTACGCTATTACTCCAAGAGATTCGAGGCAGAAAGAGTTTTTAAAACAGTATTATTTTAAATGCGATTGCATAGCATGTCAAGAAAACTGGCCGTTATTTTATAATCTGAAATCATTTAGA AGTCTAGTCAAAAACAAGGGGGATGAAAATAGGATCAATCATGCGTTAAGAAAATTTAACACATATGTCGACATTGCTGCTGAAGGCAAGGTGTCAGATAAACCTTACATCAGAGATGATCTATTGAAAATGATCAATGTTTTATACAAACTGGCTACGATTTGA